In Verrucomicrobiota bacterium JB022, a single genomic region encodes these proteins:
- a CDS encoding DUF3516 domain-containing protein produces the protein MPELNEAVARPPKPLLAPLEGEADSDAILEHFLDYVAKKNIELYPAQEEAILEIFDGKNVILKTPTGSGKSLVATAMHFKSMCQGRRSYYTCPIKALVNEKFLALCRDFGPENVGMSTGDASVNTGAPIICCTAEILANIALNGGEDAPVDDVIMDEFHYYSDRERGVAWQIPLLTLPQARFLLISATMGDSEIFEKDLTRLTGVETVPVWSAERPVPLEFTYSEEGLEEVIAQLQEQKRLPAYLVHFTQRAATETAQKLLSINFCTSAEKEALGESLAAVRFNSPFGKQIKKFLRAGIGVHHAGMLPKYRILVEKLAQENKLKVICGTDTLGVGVNVPIRTVLFTSLAKFDGTKVRVLPVRDFHQISGRAGRKGFDDIGYVIAQAPEHVIENRKIERKIAENPKKANKLRKVQPAKGEVGWEENTFRKLIESAPEPLTSSFVVKHGMLLNVLGRPTNGCAAMKHIIRDSHETDAAKRTHRKRAMQLFRSLVERGIIEMLPKEERRGSPVRVNVSLQQDFSLNQALSLFLIDTVRRLDRETPEYTRIILALVEAVLEDPGIILRAQVSKVKDKMMAEMKAEGIPFEERIDRLQDVEHPKPYRDWLYNLFNEFAALHPWVGEENIRPKSIGLEMFDRYMSFTDYIQEYDLHRGEGLLLRHLSDVYKTLTQTVPEENWTDEVEEMILYFEQLVRGIDSSILDEWEHLKDPSKEALPEQKNDPMARLRPTDITRDRKALERLVRNAIYRLLRPLASENYEDAAAELAKLAGRPEEDAAPPPPATPDLSALNEGRGPFEWDWRTLEAAVDPYWDEHESIRLDPAARAHANTHFETDPLRPGLRVEHILVDADEQNDWSLVFHLDLTESKVAGEPRMRLERVGPVTD, from the coding sequence ATGCCCGAGTTGAACGAAGCCGTCGCCCGTCCGCCCAAGCCCCTGCTCGCCCCGCTGGAGGGAGAGGCCGACAGCGATGCCATTCTGGAGCACTTTCTCGACTACGTCGCGAAGAAGAACATCGAGCTCTACCCGGCGCAGGAGGAGGCGATCCTGGAGATCTTCGACGGCAAGAACGTGATCCTGAAGACGCCCACCGGCTCGGGCAAGTCGCTGGTGGCCACCGCGATGCACTTCAAGTCGATGTGCCAGGGGCGGCGCTCTTACTACACCTGCCCGATCAAGGCGTTGGTCAACGAAAAGTTCCTCGCGCTGTGCCGCGACTTCGGGCCGGAGAACGTGGGCATGTCGACGGGAGACGCCTCGGTCAATACCGGCGCGCCGATCATCTGCTGCACGGCGGAGATCCTGGCCAACATCGCGCTCAACGGCGGCGAAGATGCCCCGGTGGACGACGTGATCATGGACGAGTTTCACTACTACAGCGACCGCGAGCGCGGAGTCGCCTGGCAGATCCCCTTGCTGACACTGCCGCAAGCGCGCTTCCTCCTCATCTCGGCCACGATGGGCGACAGCGAGATCTTCGAGAAAGATCTGACGCGGCTGACGGGCGTAGAAACCGTGCCGGTGTGGTCGGCCGAGCGCCCGGTGCCGCTGGAGTTTACCTATAGCGAAGAGGGGCTGGAGGAAGTGATCGCGCAACTACAGGAGCAAAAGCGCCTGCCCGCCTACCTGGTGCACTTTACACAACGCGCGGCGACTGAAACGGCGCAGAAGCTCCTGAGCATCAATTTTTGCACCAGCGCGGAGAAGGAAGCGCTGGGCGAGTCGCTGGCCGCCGTGCGCTTTAACAGCCCGTTCGGCAAGCAGATCAAGAAGTTCCTGCGCGCGGGCATCGGCGTCCACCACGCGGGGATGTTGCCCAAATACCGCATCCTGGTCGAAAAGCTGGCGCAGGAGAACAAGCTGAAGGTGATCTGCGGTACCGACACCCTCGGCGTGGGCGTCAACGTGCCGATCCGCACCGTGTTGTTTACCAGCCTGGCGAAGTTCGACGGCACGAAGGTGCGGGTGTTGCCAGTGCGAGACTTCCACCAGATTTCCGGGCGCGCGGGCCGCAAGGGCTTTGACGACATCGGCTACGTGATCGCGCAAGCGCCGGAGCACGTGATCGAGAACCGCAAGATCGAGCGCAAGATTGCCGAGAACCCCAAGAAGGCCAACAAGCTGCGCAAGGTGCAGCCGGCCAAGGGCGAGGTGGGTTGGGAAGAAAACACGTTCCGCAAGCTGATCGAGTCTGCGCCCGAGCCGTTGACGAGCTCCTTTGTGGTCAAGCACGGGATGTTGCTCAACGTGTTGGGCCGCCCGACGAACGGTTGCGCCGCGATGAAGCACATCATCCGCGACAGCCACGAGACCGACGCCGCGAAGCGGACCCACCGCAAGCGTGCCATGCAGCTCTTCCGCTCACTGGTCGAGCGCGGGATCATCGAGATGCTGCCCAAGGAAGAGCGTCGCGGCAGCCCCGTGCGGGTCAACGTGTCGCTGCAGCAGGATTTCTCGCTCAACCAGGCACTTTCGCTCTTCCTGATCGACACCGTGCGGCGGCTGGACCGCGAAACGCCGGAATACACGCGCATCATCCTGGCGCTGGTCGAAGCGGTGCTCGAAGACCCGGGCATCATCCTGCGTGCGCAGGTGTCGAAGGTGAAAGACAAGATGATGGCCGAGATGAAGGCCGAAGGCATCCCCTTTGAGGAGCGCATCGACCGGCTGCAGGACGTAGAGCACCCAAAACCTTACCGCGACTGGCTCTACAACCTCTTCAACGAGTTTGCGGCGCTGCACCCGTGGGTGGGCGAGGAAAACATCCGCCCCAAGAGCATCGGGCTGGAGATGTTCGACCGCTACATGAGCTTTACCGACTACATTCAGGAGTATGACCTGCACCGGGGCGAGGGTCTGCTGCTGCGTCACCTCTCGGATGTCTACAAGACGCTGACCCAGACGGTGCCGGAGGAAAACTGGACCGACGAGGTGGAGGAAATGATCCTCTACTTCGAACAGCTCGTACGCGGCATCGACTCCAGCATTCTTGATGAATGGGAGCACCTCAAGGACCCGAGCAAGGAGGCTTTGCCGGAGCAAAAGAACGACCCGATGGCCCGCCTGCGCCCGACTGACATCACGCGCGACCGCAAGGCGCTGGAGCGACTGGTGCGCAACGCGATCTACCGCCTGCTGCGTCCGCTGGCCTCCGAGAATTACGAAGACGCCGCCGCCGAACTCGCCAAGTTGGCCGGCCGCCCGGAAGAAGACGCCGCCCCACCCCCGCCCGCCACGCCCGACCTCAGCGCGCTCAACGAGGGTCGTGGACCGTTTGAGTGGGACTGGCGCACGCTGGAGGCAGCCGTCGATCCGTATTGGGACGAGCACGAATCCATCCGCCTCGACCCCGCCGCTCGCGCCCATGCCAACACACATTTTGAAACGGATCCGCTGCGCCCGGGCCTGCGGGTCGAGCATATCCTGGTCGACGCCGACGAACAGAACGACTGGTCGCTCGTCTTCCACCTCGATCTGACGGAATCGAAGGTGGCGGGAGAGCCCCGGATGCGGCTGGAGCGGGTGGGCCCGGTGACGGATTGA
- a CDS encoding DUF2911 domain-containing protein: MTKPLYFFALAALALPLNVSAQQQPPKSPAAEIEQMVGFTEIDVSYARPSARDRDIYGALVPYGEVWRAGANASTKVSFSRPVKVGDVKLAAGVYSLFAIPGKDEWTIIFNKDTAAWGAYRYDESMDVARVTAEPVKIEPFVETFTIGFDGLKDDSAMMYLDWANTRVAFPIVVAWDEKK, from the coding sequence ATGACTAAACCTCTCTACTTCTTCGCTTTGGCCGCTTTGGCTCTTCCTCTCAACGTTTCGGCGCAGCAACAGCCGCCGAAAAGCCCCGCTGCCGAGATCGAGCAGATGGTGGGCTTCACCGAAATCGACGTGAGCTACGCCCGCCCCAGCGCACGCGACCGCGACATCTACGGTGCGCTCGTGCCCTATGGTGAAGTCTGGCGCGCGGGTGCCAACGCCTCCACCAAGGTCTCCTTCAGCCGCCCGGTAAAGGTAGGCGATGTGAAGCTCGCCGCTGGCGTCTACTCGCTCTTCGCCATCCCGGGCAAGGATGAATGGACCATCATTTTCAACAAGGACACCGCCGCCTGGGGTGCCTACCGCTACGATGAGTCGATGGACGTGGCCCGTGTGACCGCCGAACCGGTCAAGATCGAGCCCTTCGTCGAGACGTTTACCATCGGCTTCGACGGCCTCAAGGACGACTCGGCCATGATGTATCTGGACTGGGCCAACACCCGCGTGGCCTTCCCCATCGTCGTGGCCTGGGACGAAAAGAAATAA
- a CDS encoding PIG-L family deacetylase, whose product MMSRLRALICMLLGAVSAYGLTPPPSGQLELDLRKLGRLTSVLYVAAHPDDENTRLIAYLANEDLALTTYVSLTRGDGGQNLLGSDLGERLGLARTQELLAARQIDGGEQRFSRAVDFGFSKTPEETLEIWGREAVLGDLVWVIRSLQPDVIITRFGPEPGTTHGHHTASTWLAQEAFTAAADPQRFPEQLAHVEPWQAKRLLWNTSSFFYAGRDEVNFDHLLSVDTGAYNPLLGASYAEVAALSRSAHKTQGFGATPTLGEAKEYFQHLAGSEAQRDLFEGVDTTWARVAGSGKVAEAIEDAIADFNPKEPWAIVPELLQARAAMAKLPASFWRDRKRMEIDYVIAGCLGLDLESVSQNASAIPGEVAYLTLNAIQRSPHAVEVQFIGPVGETLSETLPLEPNRLQSAKASLVLPKDAAITQPYWLAEAREQQGLFTVSDATLIGQPENGPALPVAAIVKVEGQTLRFALPSTTKHNDPVRGEVKEPFVITPPAMINLAQDIQIFGAPEPRSISARLTLADPNATGIVRFKAGNGWQVEPASIAFEGARRSEIPLTVELIPPAKAGEAILQAEVEVAGRTYTRGFEQLRYEHIPVQTLFPEAKARLVLLDVRKAGERVGFIPGAGDLIPEALVRLGYQVDTLTEADLRPHNLARYDAIVLGIRAVNTVDRIGYYLPALFEYAKQGGVVVMQYNTNRSLQTEDFAPYPLTLSRDRVTDETAEMTVLAPSHPVLNFPNRIGPADFEGWVQERGLYFASNWDDAYTPIFSAHDAGEPPREGSLLIAPVGEGWFAYSGLSWFRQLPAGVPGAYRIFANLVSLGHAHDDAAH is encoded by the coding sequence ATGATGTCCCGCCTCCGCGCCCTTATCTGCATGCTTTTGGGAGCCGTCTCCGCCTACGGACTCACGCCGCCGCCGAGCGGTCAACTGGAACTCGACCTGCGCAAATTGGGCCGCCTGACCAGCGTGCTCTACGTCGCCGCCCACCCGGACGACGAAAATACGCGCCTGATTGCCTACCTGGCCAACGAAGACCTGGCGTTGACGACCTACGTGTCGTTGACCCGAGGCGACGGGGGCCAGAACCTGTTGGGCTCCGACCTCGGGGAACGTCTGGGGCTCGCCCGCACGCAGGAGTTGCTGGCAGCGCGGCAGATTGACGGGGGCGAACAGCGTTTTTCGCGCGCGGTCGACTTCGGTTTCTCCAAGACGCCAGAAGAAACGCTGGAGATCTGGGGCCGCGAAGCGGTGCTGGGCGATCTGGTATGGGTGATCCGCAGCCTGCAGCCCGACGTGATCATCACGCGTTTTGGCCCCGAGCCGGGCACGACTCACGGGCACCATACGGCCTCCACCTGGCTGGCGCAGGAGGCCTTTACCGCCGCGGCCGATCCACAGCGATTCCCCGAGCAACTGGCCCACGTCGAGCCTTGGCAGGCCAAGCGGCTGCTCTGGAACACGTCGAGCTTCTTCTATGCGGGGCGCGACGAGGTGAATTTTGACCACCTGCTGTCGGTCGATACAGGGGCCTACAATCCTTTGCTGGGCGCTTCGTATGCCGAAGTGGCCGCTCTGAGCCGCAGCGCGCACAAGACGCAAGGCTTTGGCGCCACGCCCACCTTGGGTGAGGCCAAGGAGTATTTCCAGCACCTGGCCGGCAGTGAGGCCCAGCGCGACTTGTTTGAGGGCGTCGATACCACTTGGGCGCGCGTAGCGGGCAGTGGCAAGGTGGCGGAGGCGATTGAGGACGCCATCGCGGATTTCAACCCCAAGGAGCCGTGGGCGATCGTGCCGGAGCTGTTGCAGGCACGGGCGGCAATGGCGAAATTGCCCGCAAGCTTTTGGCGCGACCGCAAGCGCATGGAGATCGACTACGTGATCGCTGGTTGCCTCGGGCTCGACCTGGAGAGCGTCAGCCAAAACGCGTCCGCCATTCCCGGCGAGGTTGCTTACCTGACGCTCAACGCGATCCAGCGTTCGCCGCATGCGGTGGAGGTGCAGTTTATCGGTCCGGTAGGCGAAACCCTTTCCGAGACCTTGCCGCTGGAGCCCAACCGCTTGCAGTCGGCCAAGGCGAGCCTCGTGCTGCCGAAGGACGCCGCGATCACGCAGCCCTACTGGCTGGCGGAGGCGCGCGAGCAGCAGGGGCTGTTTACGGTGAGCGATGCCACCTTGATCGGCCAGCCGGAGAACGGCCCGGCACTGCCGGTGGCAGCCATCGTGAAGGTGGAGGGGCAGACGCTCCGCTTTGCCCTCCCGAGCACGACCAAGCACAACGACCCGGTGCGCGGGGAGGTGAAGGAGCCGTTTGTCATCACGCCGCCCGCAATGATCAACCTGGCACAAGACATCCAGATTTTTGGTGCGCCGGAGCCGCGCTCCATCTCCGCCCGGCTGACCTTGGCCGATCCGAACGCCACCGGCATCGTGCGCTTCAAGGCGGGCAACGGCTGGCAAGTCGAGCCGGCCAGCATTGCCTTTGAGGGCGCCAGACGCAGCGAAATCCCGCTGACCGTAGAGCTGATCCCGCCCGCCAAAGCCGGTGAAGCAATCCTGCAGGCGGAGGTAGAAGTCGCCGGGCGCACCTACACGCGGGGCTTTGAGCAGCTACGCTACGAGCACATCCCCGTGCAGACCCTCTTCCCCGAGGCCAAGGCGCGGCTGGTGTTGCTGGACGTGCGCAAGGCAGGCGAGCGCGTGGGCTTTATCCCCGGCGCGGGCGACTTGATCCCGGAGGCGCTGGTGCGACTGGGTTATCAAGTCGATACGCTGACCGAAGCCGACCTGCGCCCGCACAACCTCGCCCGCTACGACGCGATCGTGCTTGGCATCCGCGCGGTCAACACGGTCGACCGCATCGGCTATTACCTGCCCGCGCTCTTTGAGTATGCGAAGCAAGGGGGCGTGGTGGTGATGCAATACAACACCAACCGCAGCCTGCAGACGGAGGACTTCGCGCCCTACCCGCTCACGCTTTCCCGCGACCGCGTGACGGACGAGACGGCGGAAATGACCGTGCTCGCGCCGAGCCACCCGGTGCTGAACTTCCCCAACCGGATCGGTCCGGCCGACTTCGAGGGCTGGGTGCAGGAGCGCGGCCTCTATTTTGCCTCAAACTGGGACGACGCCTACACCCCGATTTTTTCCGCTCACGACGCGGGCGAACCGCCTCGCGAAGGCAGCTTGCTGATCGCCCCGGTCGGTGAAGGTTGGTTTGCGTATAGCGGGCTCTCGTGGTTCCGCCAACTGCCGGCCGGAGTGCCCGGTGCCTACCGTATTTTTGCCAACCTCGTTTCCCTCGGTCACGCGCATGACGACGCCGCACATTGA
- a CDS encoding sodium:solute symporter, whose amino-acid sequence MTSLDWLVLALVVLGIVGYGMWTARRNQGLSGYLKGGDLKWGTIGLSVMATQASAITFLSTPGQGYESGLGFVQNYLGLPIALVIISAVFIPIYYRLNVTTAYEYLGQRFDEKTRLLGAALFLIQRGFAAGITIYAPAIIVSTIFGWSLGTTILTTGALVILYTVTGGTRTVSLTQKYQMLVILFGMVVAFGYVVAGLPDDVSFTDALHLAGIQDRLQAVSLSFDPSERYTLWTGLVGGTFLALSYFGTDQSQVQRYLAGSSPSASRLGLMFNAVLKIPMQFGILLLGSLLFVYYQFQEPPIFFNQAAVEQVAEADRAPLEANFRELVDARQPLLRQALAEQAATGAVSVGTRTAIADVNTEIEAQRDGFREALREANPDADTEDADYIFIGFVLQNLPAGLVGLLVAVIFLAAMSSTASELNALAATGMVDFYKHLIRKDASEQHYVWVSKTLTLCWGVLSVSFAMTLTLFDNLIEAVNIIGSLFYGAILGLFLIAFFLKRVGGHAAFLAGILAEVVVLSLYWSSLEIGYLWFNLIGCVLTIVFALALQPLMPQRKPQTA is encoded by the coding sequence ATGACCTCGCTCGACTGGTTGGTGCTCGCCCTCGTGGTGCTGGGGATCGTGGGCTATGGCATGTGGACGGCTCGCCGCAATCAGGGCCTCAGTGGCTACCTGAAGGGCGGCGACCTGAAATGGGGCACGATCGGCCTCTCCGTCATGGCGACGCAGGCCTCGGCCATCACGTTTCTTTCCACGCCCGGTCAGGGCTACGAGAGCGGGCTGGGCTTTGTGCAAAACTACCTCGGGCTACCCATCGCGCTGGTGATCATCTCGGCGGTGTTCATCCCGATCTATTACCGGCTCAACGTCACCACGGCCTACGAATACCTCGGGCAGCGTTTCGATGAAAAGACGCGCTTGCTGGGTGCCGCGTTGTTCCTGATCCAGCGCGGCTTTGCGGCGGGTATCACGATTTACGCCCCGGCGATCATCGTCTCGACCATCTTCGGCTGGTCTCTCGGCACGACTATCCTGACGACGGGCGCACTGGTGATCCTCTACACCGTAACCGGGGGCACCCGCACGGTCAGCCTCACGCAAAAATACCAGATGCTGGTGATCCTCTTCGGCATGGTCGTGGCGTTTGGCTATGTGGTGGCGGGGCTGCCGGACGACGTCTCCTTCACCGACGCGCTGCACCTCGCCGGGATTCAGGACCGCCTGCAGGCCGTCAGCCTGTCGTTCGACCCCAGCGAGCGCTACACCCTCTGGACGGGGCTCGTCGGCGGCACCTTCCTCGCGCTCTCCTATTTCGGCACCGACCAATCGCAGGTGCAGCGTTACCTCGCCGGCAGCTCCCCTAGCGCGAGCCGCCTGGGCCTGATGTTCAACGCGGTGCTGAAGATCCCGATGCAGTTCGGCATCTTGCTACTGGGCTCGCTGCTCTTCGTCTACTACCAGTTCCAGGAGCCGCCGATCTTCTTCAACCAGGCAGCGGTAGAGCAAGTGGCGGAGGCCGACCGCGCGCCCCTGGAGGCCAATTTCCGCGAACTGGTGGACGCCCGTCAGCCCTTGTTGCGGCAGGCCTTGGCCGAGCAGGCCGCGACGGGTGCCGTGAGTGTGGGTACGCGCACTGCCATCGCCGACGTGAATACCGAGATCGAGGCGCAGCGCGATGGTTTCCGCGAGGCTCTGCGTGAGGCCAACCCCGACGCGGACACGGAGGACGCTGATTACATTTTCATCGGCTTTGTGCTGCAAAACCTGCCGGCGGGCCTCGTGGGGTTGCTGGTGGCGGTGATCTTCCTCGCCGCGATGTCTTCGACCGCCTCGGAGCTGAATGCACTGGCTGCCACCGGCATGGTCGACTTTTACAAGCACTTGATCCGCAAGGATGCGAGCGAACAACACTACGTTTGGGTGTCGAAGACCCTCACGCTCTGCTGGGGTGTGCTCAGCGTCAGCTTTGCGATGACGTTGACGCTGTTCGACAACCTGATCGAGGCGGTCAACATCATCGGCTCGCTCTTCTACGGGGCCATTCTCGGCCTGTTTCTGATCGCGTTTTTCCTGAAGCGGGTCGGTGGGCACGCCGCGTTTTTGGCGGGAATATTGGCCGAAGTGGTTGTTCTCAGCCTCTACTGGTCGTCGCTCGAAATCGGCTACCTGTGGTTCAACCTGATCGGCTGCGTACTGACGATCGTCTTCGCGCTGGCCCTGCAACCTCTGATGCCTCAACGCAAACCCCAGACCGCCTAG
- a CDS encoding PIG-L family deacetylase codes for MSLTYSILALGAHPDDLEFGCGAVLLKERTRGTRLTLAISSRGEAGTAGTPEEREDEARAASQMLGVPDGPVFLDFGGDGQQRETPENALQLARLIRRIQPDLVLAPLPCENQHPDHTVVGRLARTACRQARYGGLLRDLPRHSVQGLWFYSITHESPLDGAVLVDISAQVEDWKRLMHCHQTQVQSRAYVDLQLSRARQWGLRAGCEHALALWPNDPPRLDYLTDLPYSARSF; via the coding sequence ATGAGCCTCACCTACTCCATCCTCGCCCTCGGCGCCCATCCCGACGACCTCGAATTTGGCTGCGGCGCGGTGTTGTTGAAAGAGCGCACCCGTGGCACCCGCCTGACGCTCGCCATTTCTTCGCGCGGTGAAGCGGGCACTGCCGGCACGCCGGAAGAGCGCGAGGACGAAGCCCGAGCCGCCTCCCAGATGCTGGGCGTACCGGATGGCCCCGTATTTCTGGATTTCGGTGGCGATGGGCAGCAACGCGAGACGCCGGAAAATGCGCTGCAGCTGGCCAGGCTGATCCGCCGGATCCAGCCCGACCTCGTGCTCGCCCCGCTGCCCTGCGAAAACCAGCACCCAGACCACACCGTGGTAGGGCGACTGGCGCGGACGGCTTGCCGGCAGGCGCGCTATGGCGGGCTGCTCCGCGATCTGCCGCGCCACTCGGTGCAAGGGCTGTGGTTTTACTCGATCACCCACGAGAGCCCGCTGGACGGGGCCGTGCTGGTCGATATCTCCGCGCAGGTCGAGGACTGGAAGCGTCTGATGCATTGCCACCAGACGCAGGTGCAAAGCCGCGCCTACGTCGACCTCCAGCTCTCTCGCGCCCGCCAATGGGGCTTGCGGGCCGGCTGTGAGCACGCCCTCGCCCTCTGGCCCAACGACCCGCCTCGCCTGGATTACCTGACCGACCTGCCTTACAGCGCCCGCAGTTTCTAA
- the bshA gene encoding N-acetyl-alpha-D-glucosaminyl L-malate synthase BshA, whose product MSDFLRIGIVCYPSIGGSGILATHLGKLLADAGHELHFISYERPVKLDLPSPNLHFHEVTVSEYALFRYPDYTLPLSVKIAELSEAYDLDVLHVHYAVPHATAALLARQMRPGHKRPVIVTTLHGTDTTLMGRDPHYRPIIKYSMESSDGVTTVSHALKAQTLENFGLEHPIEVIHNFYDPKPPQVSREQMRRELGVADDEVLLLHMSNLRPVKRFPDILEALSLMQTQPKVKLLVMAGTDFSPFRAQAEKLGVADRIIVREAVWEVSDYIEASDIGLYASEQESFGLSILESLSYGRPVVATRTGGIPEVVREGETGLLVPVGDTAAMARAVDRLVQNPELRQLMGTMARDDAFVRFSGPPVRDRYLELYRRLLREAGA is encoded by the coding sequence ATGAGCGACTTCCTCCGCATCGGCATCGTCTGCTACCCCTCTATCGGCGGGAGCGGCATCTTGGCTACCCACCTCGGCAAGCTCCTGGCCGACGCCGGGCACGAACTGCACTTCATCAGCTATGAGCGCCCGGTAAAGCTCGACCTGCCGTCGCCGAACCTGCACTTCCACGAAGTCACCGTCAGCGAATACGCGCTGTTTCGCTATCCCGACTACACGCTGCCGCTGTCGGTCAAGATCGCGGAGCTGAGCGAAGCTTATGATCTGGACGTCTTGCACGTGCACTACGCGGTGCCCCACGCCACTGCGGCCCTGCTGGCCCGCCAGATGCGCCCCGGCCACAAGCGCCCGGTGATCGTCACCACACTGCACGGCACCGACACCACGCTGATGGGCCGCGACCCGCATTATCGCCCGATCATCAAATACAGCATGGAAAGCTCCGACGGCGTCACGACGGTCTCGCACGCGCTCAAGGCCCAGACGCTGGAAAACTTCGGCCTCGAGCACCCGATCGAAGTGATCCACAACTTTTACGATCCCAAGCCCCCGCAAGTCTCGCGCGAGCAGATGCGGCGCGAGCTGGGTGTGGCGGACGACGAGGTGTTGTTGCTCCACATGTCGAACCTGCGGCCGGTCAAGCGCTTCCCGGACATCCTGGAAGCCCTCTCGCTGATGCAGACGCAGCCCAAGGTGAAGCTGCTGGTAATGGCCGGGACCGACTTCTCGCCCTTCCGCGCGCAGGCGGAAAAGCTGGGCGTGGCCGACCGTATTATCGTGCGCGAGGCGGTCTGGGAGGTCAGCGACTACATCGAGGCGAGCGACATCGGCCTCTATGCCTCCGAACAGGAGAGCTTTGGCCTGAGCATCCTCGAATCGCTGAGCTACGGGCGTCCGGTGGTGGCGACCCGCACCGGCGGCATCCCCGAGGTGGTGCGCGAGGGCGAGACGGGCCTGCTGGTGCCGGTGGGCGATACGGCAGCCATGGCTCGTGCCGTTGATCGGTTGGTGCAGAACCCCGAGCTGCGTCAGCTGATGGGAACGATGGCCCGCGACGATGCTTTTGTGCGCTTTTCCGGCCCGCCCGTGCGCGACCGTTACCTCGAGCTTTACCGTCGCCTCTTGCGTGAGGCGGGCGCATAA
- a CDS encoding TlpA disulfide reductase family protein, translating into MSPLRFALTASCLAASSLSAWTLQGSGTAFTNVDQLTLTRGGETLATIPVEDGRFAYESDAGSGYFGLSWGDQSLELALLADQSVRIEAADLAAGLHITGSPDTHLLQAYHDFRRASLARLVYPVRAAAKAAREAGHTEEVERQTELEVSAYAAHRRELVDFTLAALKGSPALATAALRWGGDYRLEELAAAVDTTAEAFPEAPFAAELQQKVAALQRVAIGAEAPAVEGASPEGETVRLADYRGKWVLLDFWASWCPPCRVENAHYRELYAQYAEQGFEIVAVSLDQAERGWKRAIQQDQAGWVHLSDLQGLKSPLATAYSVTALPASFLIDPQGKIVATDLRGPALAQRLAEVFE; encoded by the coding sequence ATGTCCCCCCTTCGCTTCGCCCTCACCGCCAGTTGTCTCGCCGCCTCCAGCCTGTCCGCCTGGACGCTGCAGGGCTCCGGCACAGCCTTTACCAACGTCGATCAACTTACCCTTACACGCGGGGGCGAGACACTCGCCACAATCCCGGTGGAGGATGGCCGATTCGCGTATGAAAGCGATGCGGGCAGCGGCTATTTTGGGCTGAGCTGGGGCGATCAGAGTCTGGAGCTGGCGCTGCTCGCCGATCAAAGCGTGCGCATCGAAGCCGCCGACCTCGCAGCGGGCCTGCACATCACCGGCTCGCCCGACACGCACTTGCTGCAGGCCTATCACGACTTTCGCCGCGCCTCGCTTGCCCGCCTGGTCTACCCCGTGCGTGCAGCCGCCAAAGCGGCCCGCGAGGCTGGCCACACTGAGGAGGTGGAGCGCCAGACCGAGCTGGAGGTGTCGGCCTACGCGGCTCACCGCCGCGAATTGGTCGACTTCACGCTCGCAGCACTGAAGGGCTCCCCCGCCCTCGCCACGGCGGCCTTGCGCTGGGGCGGAGACTACCGCCTGGAGGAGCTGGCCGCCGCCGTCGATACGACTGCGGAGGCGTTCCCGGAAGCGCCTTTCGCCGCCGAGCTACAGCAAAAGGTGGCAGCCTTGCAGCGCGTGGCCATCGGCGCGGAGGCACCTGCCGTCGAAGGAGCATCGCCGGAGGGCGAAACGGTGCGACTGGCCGACTACCGGGGCAAGTGGGTGCTGCTCGATTTCTGGGCCTCCTGGTGCCCGCCCTGCCGCGTGGAAAACGCGCACTACCGCGAGCTTTACGCGCAATATGCCGAGCAGGGCTTCGAGATCGTCGCCGTTTCGCTGGATCAAGCCGAGCGGGGCTGGAAGCGAGCGATCCAGCAAGACCAGGCCGGCTGGGTCCATCTTTCCGACCTGCAAGGGCTCAAAAGCCCGCTGGCCACGGCCTATTCTGTAACGGCGTTGCCCGCGAGCTTCCTGATCGACCCGCAAGGCAAGATTGTCGCCACCGACCTGCGCGGACCGGCCCTCGCCCAAAGGCTGGCAGAAGTCTTCGAGTAG